The Candidatus Melainabacteria bacterium genome includes a window with the following:
- a CDS encoding DUF4102 domain-containing protein, which yields MNKQSESNGHLLVTCFEGNDQVMKLTQASILGITYSKIQGSQDVRWDDTLPGFGVRVYPTGKKSFVVKYRIHGRQRTMVIAPCNLMTLEEARNRAKRIFVNILDGKDPLAEREKKPILFDELCVAYMERHSKPYKSVNESREDQRRIDNYLLPAWRNRAVASIEQSDVAALHSKIGINKVGKRGGPYAANRVRELIHKMFECAKIYKMLEAHAINPAKGIEDFPEKARSRFVTEDEMPRLAQAISAYPNPYIQAALWLYLLTGLRHQELLRLKWTDIDFTARMARIGLTKNGLVHYAPLSAAAVEILRRIPRKQNNSYVFCGHLAGKPLYRIQAAWKTIRKNAGIEDVLIHDLRRTCGAWLAMSGHSLPVISKVLNQTNEQVTAVYARISDPHAKGALESHGAKVAKFIRRKDRRA from the coding sequence ATGAATAAGCAATCGGAATCTAATGGGCACTTGCTGGTCACTTGTTTTGAGGGGAACGACCAGGTCATGAAACTTACCCAGGCGTCAATCCTGGGTATCACGTACAGCAAAATCCAGGGATCACAGGATGTCCGTTGGGACGACACGCTTCCGGGGTTCGGTGTGCGTGTATACCCGACTGGAAAAAAATCGTTCGTCGTGAAATACCGCATTCACGGGCGACAAAGAACGATGGTCATCGCGCCTTGTAATCTGATGACATTGGAGGAAGCCAGGAATCGAGCGAAGCGAATATTCGTCAATATTCTCGACGGCAAAGATCCGCTGGCGGAACGAGAAAAGAAGCCGATTTTGTTCGATGAACTATGTGTCGCTTATATGGAAAGGCACAGCAAGCCTTATAAAAGCGTGAACGAATCGAGGGAAGACCAGCGTCGCATCGATAACTATCTTCTGCCGGCATGGCGTAATCGCGCGGTGGCAAGCATCGAGCAAAGCGACGTAGCCGCACTTCATAGCAAAATCGGCATAAACAAGGTGGGCAAGCGCGGCGGACCCTACGCGGCGAACCGCGTCCGCGAACTTATTCACAAGATGTTCGAATGCGCGAAGATTTACAAAATGCTCGAGGCTCACGCGATCAATCCGGCGAAAGGAATCGAAGACTTTCCAGAGAAAGCCCGGTCGCGGTTCGTGACTGAAGACGAAATGCCGCGCTTGGCGCAGGCAATTTCCGCATACCCTAACCCTTACATTCAAGCGGCTCTCTGGCTATATCTTCTGACCGGTCTTCGGCATCAGGAACTATTGCGGCTCAAGTGGACAGACATCGACTTCACAGCACGGATGGCTAGAATCGGTTTGACTAAAAACGGTTTGGTTCATTACGCTCCGCTGTCGGCTGCAGCCGTCGAAATATTGCGTCGCATTCCACGAAAGCAAAACAACTCTTATGTTTTTTGCGGACACCTTGCCGGAAAGCCACTTTACCGAATCCAAGCCGCTTGGAAGACTATTCGAAAAAATGCAGGAATCGAAGACGTTCTGATTCATGACCTTCGCCGAACATGCGGCGCCTGGCTGGCAATGTCAGGGCATAGCTTGCCCGTTATCAGTAAAGTTCTAAACCAGACGAACGAACAAGTGACCGCCGTTTATGCCAGGATTTCAGATCCTCACGCGAAAGGTGCGCTGGAATCACACGGCGCGAAAGTGGCGAAGTTCATTCGCCGGAAGGACCGTCGCGCCTGA